The following proteins are encoded in a genomic region of Cercospora beticola chromosome 8, complete sequence:
- a CDS encoding uncharacterized protein (BUSCO:EOG09262E7W) — MAAPTNGSLHRSNSMSQASETSQTAQQYIASQLALEEDAREALPYQFDTCTKPLGPLRQSIYACLTCTPPPASPHQQFTPAGVCYSCSISCHGEHNLVELFTKRDFVCDCGTTRFETSGTPCTLRTNAETGQKGGVTGEKAREGNKYDQNFEGKFCGCSEDYDPEQEKGTMFQCLGLGHVEDGGCGEDWWHPECLMGLPRIKHEPRVETKPETNGGLDTVKEEVEEATENAAENGTTAAQTDEPPLPSGFPAEDDFDHFICYKCVSAYPWIKQYAGTAGFLAGLPANAALMANAHGEIAQRSVSSNTDDNRKRKAEDAEDSQESNKKLKSEDEAQGSAPPETDTDTKPATNGTSAPKHASLPAATSPPISLFLKEDFRDHLCKCVECFPRLSKHPQLLEEEEAYEPPVSESDHNENASVGGRSVNSGSLLDRGEAALSSMDRVRAIEGVMAYNHVRDKVKAFLQPFAESGQAVGAEDIKAYFAKLRGDEAAQRDAAAGASTSAVQGDGRKEQDGY; from the coding sequence ATGGCTGCACCTACTAACGGCAGTCTGCATCGCTCCAACAGCATGTCCCAGGCATCCGAGACCTCACAAACCGCACAGCAATACATCGCCTCGCAGCTGGCTCTCGAGGAAGATGCACGTGAGGCACTTCCCTATCAGTTCGACACATGCACAAAGCCCCTTGGACCGCTACGACAATCGATATACGCCTGCTTGACCTGTACACCGCCGCCCGCCTCGCCTCACCAGCAGTTCACACCCGCCGGAGTGTGCTATAGCTGCAGTATCAGCTGTCATGGCGAGCACAACCTGGTCGAGCTGTTCACGAAACGAGATTTTGTCTGCGACTGCGGGACAACGAGATTTGAAACCTCTGGTACACCATGCACGCTCCGCACGAACGCAGAGACTGGTCAAAAGGGCGGCGTGACTGGGGAGAAGGCCAGAGAAGGCAACAAGTATGATCAGAACTTCGAGGGCAAGTTCTGCGGTTGCAGTGAGGATTACGATCCTGAGCAGGAAAAGGGCACCATGTTCCAGTGTCTAGGGCTGGGACATGTGGAAGATGGCGGCTGCGGTGAAGATTGGTGGCATCCTGAATGCCTAATGGGTTTGCCCAGGATCAAGCATGAGCCGCGCGTCGAGACAAAACCAGAGACCAATGGCGGATTGGACACTGTGAAAGAAGAGGTTGAGGAAGCTACAGAAAATGCTGCAGAGAACGGGACAACTGCAGCACAGACAGATGAACCGCCTCTGCCTTCGGGCTTCCCCGCAGAGGACGACTTCGACCATTTCATCTGCTACAAATGCGTGAGCGCGTATCCTTGGATCAAGCAATACGCGGGCACCGCTGGCTTCTTAGCTGGACTGCCCGCGAATGCCGCGCTGATGGCAAACGCCCATGGAGAGATCGCACAGCGCTCAGTGTCTTCAAATACCGACGACAATCGCAAGAGAAAAGCCGAGGACGCAGAGGACTCGCAGGAGAGCAATAAGAAGCTCAAGTCGGAGGACGAAGCACAGGGCTCTGCACCGCCAGAAACGGACACCGATACCAAACCGGCCACGAATGGCACTTCGGCTCCCAAACACGCTTCGCTGCCTGCagcgacttcacctccaaTATCGCTCTTCCTCAAGGAGGATTTCCGTGATCACCTCTGCAAATGCGTCGAGTGCTTCCCGCGCCTGTCCAAGCACCCTCAACtgctcgaggaggaggaagcgtACGAGCCGCCAGTTTCAGAATCCGACCACAACGAGAATGCCTCCGTTGGTGGGCGCAGTGTGAATTCCGGGTCCTTACTTGATCGTGGTGAGGCGGCCTTGTCGTCAATGGATCGCGTCAGAGCCATTGAGGGCGTCATGGCGTACAATCACGTCCGAGACAAAGTTAAGGCCTTCCTCCAGCCATTTGCGGAGAGTGGGCAAGCTGTCGGTGCTGAGGATATCAAGGCATACTTTGCGAAGCTCCGAGGCGATGAGGCTGCGCAGCGAGATGCCGCCGCTGGCGCGAGTACTAGTGCAGTACAGGGCGATGGCAGAAAAGAGCAAGATGGTTATTGA